A single region of the Octopus bimaculoides isolate UCB-OBI-ISO-001 chromosome 6, ASM119413v2, whole genome shotgun sequence genome encodes:
- the LOC106878916 gene encoding nucleolar and spindle-associated protein 1 isoform X1, with protein sequence MDDLENLSYHELRNLAKDLGIKAKGKADKLIREIKKIQNDGSNPNHTRRLSQPEAEFHAAASENSSEKTGDTSDNEIIFVKNPDRQITVDVGDFLEVHNKRNSTAELKDCEDELDKLSEHNQTVDFEDFEENSKNGSGTKELENGSVLDATYEVLPDVEDPEDESTNDDPAVKKNDSVNDLLDVMKPDMTNEEMKAELIAAIDKKVQKRTTTNTISKAGTEFDNCVNMVLSSKKESNIAEPSERAGKKWEKIHQKMFQKFDSLDVYLEKKNRRAQKLLTPARLAKQIAEENKKISEKQSCQSLQSKIPKRNPVTSFIPKVTSVKEMCLQFTNSSSKLPKTSKNVQETSAKQLSAKKVSSASKKTDCRAPFMSPRLNERKTEKKVFTPFNFTANKNTPSSGAKKPKFDLQASLAKPITWKQHKGKLKPLSYGDTEPTYFKKGLQTSIEENRKNRRTAVLNHRASRRANLINARRNVNMQ encoded by the exons gcTGACAAATTAATTCGAGAGATCAAGAAAATCCAAAATGATGGTTCCAACCCAAACCACACGCGTAGGCTGTCGCAGCCTGAAGCTGAGTTTCACGCAGCTGCTTctgaaaattcttcagaaaaaacAGGAGATACTTCAGATAATGAGATCATATTTGTTAAAAATCCTGATCGGCAGATTACCGTCGATGTTGGTGACTTTCTTGAAGTCCACAATAAACGCAATAGCACTGCAGAACTGAAAGATTGTGAAGACGAACTTGATAAATTAAGTGAACATAACCAGACAGTTGATTTTGAAGATTTTgag GAAAATAGCAAAAATGGGAGCGGGACTAAAGAACTGGAAAATGGCAGTGTACTAGATGCTACCTATGAAGTGTTGCCTGATGTCGAAGACCCGGAAGATGAATCAACAAATGATGACCCGGCTGTCAAAAAGAATGACAGTGTGAATGATCTTTTGGACGTAATGAAACCTGATATGactaatgaagaaatgaaagctGAACTGATAGCAGCTATTGATAAAAAAGTTCAGAAAAGAA CCACAACCAATACGATTTCAAAAGCAGGAACAGAATTTGATAATTGTGTCAACATGGTACTATCTTCCAAGAAGGAATCAAATATTGCAGAGCCATCTGAAAGAG CAGgtaaaaaatgggaaaaaattcatcagaaaatgtttcaaaaatttgaCTCCCTTGATGtgtatttagaaaagaaaaacagacgtGCTCAGAAACTGCTTACACCTGCACGACTTGCTAAACAAATAGcggaagagaataaaaaaatatcagaaaaacaaAGTTGCCAATCGCTGCAATCTAAG ATTCCAAAACGTAATCCTGTGACTAGTTTCATTCCTAAAGTGACATCGGTAAAAGAAATGTGTTTACAATTCACAAACTCCAGTTCTAAATTACCAAAGACTTCGAAAAATGTACAGGAAACATCTGCAAAGCAGTTGAGTGCCAAGAAAGTGTCTAGCGCTTCTAAAAAGACTGATTGTAGAGCACCTTTCATGTCACCGAGACTGAATGAGAGAAAAACCGAGAAAAAAGTTT TTACACCTTTCAATTTTACTGCAAACAAAAACACACCATCTTCTGGAGCCAAAAAACCAAAATTTGATCTGCAAGCAAGTCTAGCCAAGCCAATTACATGGAAGCAACATAAAGGCAAATTAAAACCTCTTTCATATGGTGATACTGAGCCAACATACTTTAAGAAAGGCCTCCAAACATCTATTGAAGAAAACAG aaaaaatCGCCGAACAGCTGTTCTTAATCACAGAGCTTCCAGAAGAGCAAACCTTATTAACGCCCGACGGAATGTCAATATGCAGTGA
- the LOC106878916 gene encoding nucleolar and spindle-associated protein 1 isoform X2 — MDDLENLSYHELRNLAKDLGIKAKGKADKLIREIKKIQNDGSNPNHTRRLSQPEAEFHAAASENSSEKTGDTSDNEIIFVKNPDRQITVDVGDFLEVHNKRNSTAELKDCEDELDKLSEHNQTVDFEDFEENSKNGSGTKELENGSVLDATYEVLPDVEDPEDESTNDDPAVKKNDSVNDLLDVMKPDMTNEEMKAELIAAIDKKVQKRTTTNTISKAGTEFDNCVNMVLSSKKESNIAEPSERGKKWEKIHQKMFQKFDSLDVYLEKKNRRAQKLLTPARLAKQIAEENKKISEKQSCQSLQSKIPKRNPVTSFIPKVTSVKEMCLQFTNSSSKLPKTSKNVQETSAKQLSAKKVSSASKKTDCRAPFMSPRLNERKTEKKVFTPFNFTANKNTPSSGAKKPKFDLQASLAKPITWKQHKGKLKPLSYGDTEPTYFKKGLQTSIEENRKNRRTAVLNHRASRRANLINARRNVNMQ; from the exons gcTGACAAATTAATTCGAGAGATCAAGAAAATCCAAAATGATGGTTCCAACCCAAACCACACGCGTAGGCTGTCGCAGCCTGAAGCTGAGTTTCACGCAGCTGCTTctgaaaattcttcagaaaaaacAGGAGATACTTCAGATAATGAGATCATATTTGTTAAAAATCCTGATCGGCAGATTACCGTCGATGTTGGTGACTTTCTTGAAGTCCACAATAAACGCAATAGCACTGCAGAACTGAAAGATTGTGAAGACGAACTTGATAAATTAAGTGAACATAACCAGACAGTTGATTTTGAAGATTTTgag GAAAATAGCAAAAATGGGAGCGGGACTAAAGAACTGGAAAATGGCAGTGTACTAGATGCTACCTATGAAGTGTTGCCTGATGTCGAAGACCCGGAAGATGAATCAACAAATGATGACCCGGCTGTCAAAAAGAATGACAGTGTGAATGATCTTTTGGACGTAATGAAACCTGATATGactaatgaagaaatgaaagctGAACTGATAGCAGCTATTGATAAAAAAGTTCAGAAAAGAA CCACAACCAATACGATTTCAAAAGCAGGAACAGAATTTGATAATTGTGTCAACATGGTACTATCTTCCAAGAAGGAATCAAATATTGCAGAGCCATCTGAAAGAG gtaaaaaatgggaaaaaattcatcagaaaatgtttcaaaaatttgaCTCCCTTGATGtgtatttagaaaagaaaaacagacgtGCTCAGAAACTGCTTACACCTGCACGACTTGCTAAACAAATAGcggaagagaataaaaaaatatcagaaaaacaaAGTTGCCAATCGCTGCAATCTAAG ATTCCAAAACGTAATCCTGTGACTAGTTTCATTCCTAAAGTGACATCGGTAAAAGAAATGTGTTTACAATTCACAAACTCCAGTTCTAAATTACCAAAGACTTCGAAAAATGTACAGGAAACATCTGCAAAGCAGTTGAGTGCCAAGAAAGTGTCTAGCGCTTCTAAAAAGACTGATTGTAGAGCACCTTTCATGTCACCGAGACTGAATGAGAGAAAAACCGAGAAAAAAGTTT TTACACCTTTCAATTTTACTGCAAACAAAAACACACCATCTTCTGGAGCCAAAAAACCAAAATTTGATCTGCAAGCAAGTCTAGCCAAGCCAATTACATGGAAGCAACATAAAGGCAAATTAAAACCTCTTTCATATGGTGATACTGAGCCAACATACTTTAAGAAAGGCCTCCAAACATCTATTGAAGAAAACAG aaaaaatCGCCGAACAGCTGTTCTTAATCACAGAGCTTCCAGAAGAGCAAACCTTATTAACGCCCGACGGAATGTCAATATGCAGTGA